Genomic window (Saccharothrix australiensis):
CGTCGATCAGGCCGTTCGTCGCGCCCGGCGCGACGTAGAAGCCGGACACGCCCGTCGTGTACGAGATGCGCGCCGTGTCGCCGGCCGGGTCGATCCCCAGCGCGGTCAGCAGCACCGGCAGGACGACCACGTTGGTGTCGGACACGTTGGTGTCCACGTCGCCGAACTGGCCGTTGACGGCCTGGACGTCGACCGTCGCGCCGGTGGCGAGGTTCACCGTGGTGGCCACCAGCAGGTCGGTGTCGGTCAGCTTGTTCGCGTACACCTCGAAGTCGGGCTTGCCGTCGCCCGTGGTGTCGATGTCGACGAACGGGATGGTGTTCTTGCCGAGGCTGTACCAGTTGCCCCAGGTCGCGATGCCGAACGCGAGCAGCGCGCTCTGCGGCTCGCCCTGGGCCTTGGCCAGCGGCGCGGTGGACGTGACGCCCACGTACCGGAGGTCGCCGCCCTTGGCGGTGTCGTTGAGCGTGCAGTCGGTCGTCACGTTGCGGCGGCACTCGCGCAGCTTCGGCGAGGACTTCTGCAGCTCCAGCACGCTGACGAGCGACCTGTACGCGCCCTGGTTGACGCCCCGGCCGGTCAGGTTGAGCACCGACTGGGCCGCGTCGCCGCGGAAGGTCACGCGGTCCGGCGTGGTGATGTCCGCCACCGGCTTGGGCGCGGAGTACACCGGTACGCGCAGGGCGACCGTCGAGCCGTTCCGCGGGGTGAGCACGACCCGGCCCGACGCGTCGGCCAGGAACTGGCGCGGCGTGCCGAGGTGCAGCGGCTCCACCGTCGGGTCGACGGTCTTGCGCAGCGCGGCCGGGTTGTCGATCCTCAGCGTCACCTTGACCTTCGCGACGCCGCGCGGGCTGAGGCGCACGGTGCTCTGCGACAGCTCGTAGCGGACGCCGGGGATCTCGGTCAGCGCCTGGTAGTCGACGGCGTAGTCGACCCACTTCGTGGACTTGTTGACCACCTTGATGGTCTTGGCGACCGCCACGGGCCGGGCGACCTCGACGACGCCGAAGGACGCGCTGACCGCGCCCGGGTCGTCCTGCACGTAGGCCAGCACCTGGTTGTCCAGCGCCGCCTTGCCGTCGATGCGGCCCGAGCCGACGCGGTTGGGCGCGTAGGTCTTCCCGCCCGCCTTCACGTCGGCCGACGCGCTGTTCATGATCGCGGCCTTGACCTCTTCCGGCGTCCAGTCCGGGTGGGCCTGGCGGACCAGCGCGGCGATGCCCGTGGTGTGCGGCGCGGCCATCGACGTGCCGCTGAGCACCGAGGTCTTGTTGCCCGAGCCGACCGACGCCGAGGCGATGGTGTCACCGGGCGCGGCGACGTCGGGCTTCACGACCGGGCCGCGCACGCCGCGCGAGGTGAACGTGCTCGGCGTGTCGGCGATGGACTGGTCCCTGGTCGGGAACACGGTCCGCAGGTCGCCCGCGAGGCGGACGGCGAGCGTGCCCGCCGCCAGGGCCGGGCGCAGCGCGGCGGTGGCGCCGCCGGTCAGCTGGATGACCGGGATGGCGGCGTTGCCCGAGATGCCCGCGCCGAAGTGCTCCAGGGTGGAGCTGAACACCGCGCCGGCCGCGCCCGCGGCGGTCACGTTGTTCGCCCGCGCGACCGAGCCGCAGCGCCGGCTCGCGTCGTTGTCGTCCCACTCCAGCCAGGCGATGTTGCCCCGCACGGCGGCCTGGTCGGCGGCCGACAGCGGGAGGCAGCCGTCCTTGTTGGCCGGGTCGCCCAGCGGCACGACCCGTCCCGTCACGGACTTGCCCTCGTAGTCGTAGCTCTGGCTGTACTGGCCGGGCTTGCGGCCCGCGGCGTCCGCGGGCGCGGTCACCTCGGCCGCGTCGCGCAGCACGTACGCGTCGCGGGTGGACGCCACGGTCAGCGCCTCGGGGGTGCTGCCCGGCGAGCCGCCGATGTCGTACAGGTCGCCGCCGTTGCCCGCGGAGAACACGGTCACCACGCCGGAGGCGTTGAGCTTGCGCACGAACAGCGAGTCGGGGTCGTCCGGCGCGCCGTAGTCGGAGCCCAGGGACAGGTTGACCACGTCGAGGTGGTCGGAGAAGTCGCCGTCGCCGTCCGGGTCGAGCGACCAGTCCAGCGCCTGCGCGGTGACGTTGGTCGAGCCGTCGCAGCCGAACACCTTCAGCGCGTACAGCAGGGCCTTCGGCGCGGTGCCGGGACCGATGCGCATCGCGTCGAGCGCGTCCGGGGTGAGCTTGGTGTAGTCGCCCTTGAAGGTGGAGCCGTCGGCGTTGACGCCGAAGCCCGCCGAGGTGCCGGCGACGTGCGAGCCGTGGCCGTTGCAGTCGATCGGGTTCGGGTCGGGCTTGGGGGTGTTGACCGCCGGGTCGGCGCTCGCGCCGTCGTAGGCGTTGCCCACGAAGTCGTAGCCGCCGACGACCTTGGCGGTCGGGAAGTAGGAGGGGTCGACCTTGGTCTCGTCGATCGCCCGGAACGCCTCGACCGTGCCCGGTCCGCCGAAGTCGGCGTGCGTGTAGTCGATGCCGGTGTCGATGATGCCGACGCGGGTGTCCTCGCCGAGCCTGCCGTACTGCTGCCACGCCTTGAGCGTGTTGGTCAGCTGCACGGCGGACGAGTTCTGCCGCGACTTCGGCACGACCGTCCGCACCGACTTGACGTCGCCGCGCCCGGCCAGTTCCCGCACCTTCGCGGCGTCGGCCGTGACGACCACGCCGGGCACGCCGTTGGCGGTGCGATACACCTCCGCGGTCGCGGAGTCCTTGCCCTTCAGGTCGCCCACCACGGCGTCGACGACCTTGGCGGTCTCGTCCCTGGTGGCCTTCGCGGCGGCCTTGGCCTGCTGCTTGGTCGCGCCCCGGCCGGTCTGCTCGGCGTAGGCGTCGACGGCCGGCTTGGCCTCCAGCTCCACGAACGCGGTGACCTTGCCCTGCGCGGCGGACAGCCGCTTGCCCACCTTGGGCTGCAACGCGCCCGCGTCCAGCCCGCGCGCGGCGGCGACGGACGGCGCCAACCGGTCTTCCGCGCCCAGCGCGGTGCCCGCGGTGGCGCCCGCGACGAGCATCGCGGTCACCACCGGTACGGCTGATCTGGCGAATACGCGAGATCGGCTCACAACGTGCCCCTACCGAGGCCGGATTCGACCCGGCGGGCAGCGCCGCAACAGTCCGGTAGGGGGAGCTGCCCACGTGGTGCCGTGCCCTCTACGGCACCGGGTCGACCTCGTGGGTGGAACCTAATCCGTTGGCCGAGCTGATCAATTAGTCCGAACGAGTGACGACGCCCACAGATTTGACAATCAACCGTCAACTGTTACGCCGCCGGGACCTGCGACGACATCCTCGGGAAGAGGTCCCGGCGGCACAGCGGGCCGCGCTCAGTCGAAGGTGACCGACCGGGCCGTGCGGGCGCCGACCGCGGCGCCGATCGGGTTCAGCACGGCGGTGTCCACCGGGCGGTCGACGCGCAGCAGCATGAACGCGTCCGCGCCGTCCTTGGTCTGGCTGATCTGCGCGGCCTCGACGTTCACGCCCGCCTCGCCCAGCAGGGTGCCGACGGTGCCCATCACGCCGGGGCGGTCCGGGTACTCCAGCAGCAGCACGTTCCCCTCGGCGCGCAGGTCGAAGCCGCGCCCGTTGACGCCCACGAGCTTCTCCACCTGGTCCAGGCCCGTCAGGGTGCCCGAGACGGTGATCACCGCGCCGTCGGCCTGCACCGCGCGCACCGTGACCAGGCTGCGGTGGTTCGCGCTCTCCGGCTCCTTCACCAGGTCGACGGACACGCCGAGGTTGGCCGCCAGGTTCGGCGCGTTGACGAAGGTGACCTGCTCCTCCACCACGCTGGAGAACACGCCGCGCAGCGCCGCCAGCGGCAGCACCGCCACGTCCTCGTTGGACAGCTCGCCGCGCACCTCGACCGTGACGCTCGTCGGGGCCTTCGCGGACAGCGCCGCGACGACCGCGCCCAGCTTCTGCACCAGCGGCAGGTAGGGGCGGACCTCCTCGCCGACCACGCCGCCGCCCTGCACGTTCACGGCGTCGGGCACGAAGTCGCCCCGCAGCGCGAGCAGCACCGACCGGGCGACGTCCGTGCCCGCGCGGTCCTGCGCCTCGGCGGTGGACGCGCCCAGGTGCGGCGTCACGACCACGTTCGGCAGGCCGAACAGCGGGCTCTCGGTGGTGGGCTCGGTGCTGAACACGTCGATGCCCGCGCCGCCGACCCGGCCCTCCTTGACGGCCTCCGCGAGCGCCTCCTCGTCGACCAGGCCGCCGCGCGCCGCGTTCACGATGATCACGCCCGGCTTGACCTTGGCGAGCTGCTCCGCGCCGATCAGGCCCTTGGTCTCGGGCGTCTTCGGCAGGTGGATGGAGATCGCGTCGGCGCGCTCCAGCAGCTCGTCCAGCGTCACCAGCTCGATGCCGAGCTGGGCGGCGCGCTGCTTGCTCACGTACGGGTCGTAGGCGATCAGCGTGGTGCCGAAGGCGGCCAGGCGCGCGGCGAACAGCTGCCCGATCTTGCCGAGGCCGACGACGCCGATCGTCTTGCCGTTGATCTCGACGCCGTTGAACTTCCCGCGCTTCCACTCGTGGTTCTGGAGGGTGGCGTGCGCGGCCGGGATCCGCCGCGCCGCGGCGAGCAGCAGCGCGACGGCGTGCTCGGCGGCGCTGACGATGTTCGACGTCGGCGCGTTCACCACCATGACGCCGCGCTCGGTGGCCGCGGGCACCTCGACGTTGTCCAGCCCGACGCCCGCGCGGGCGACGACCTTCAGCCGGGTGGTGGCGGCGAACACCTCGCGGTCCACCTTCGTCGCCGAGCGCACCAGCAGCGCGTCGGCGTCGGCCACGGCGGCCAGCAGGGCGGGGCGGTCGGTGCCGTCGACGTGGCGCACCTCGATGCCCTCGCCGAAGACGTCGAGAACGGACGGGGCTAGCTTCTCGGCGATCAGGACAACGGGCTTGGTCACGGACGTGCTCCCGGTGGTGTGCGAGGCGGGTGGGGAGCGCGGGGCCGTCTGAGCGAGTCGATACCCGCGCCGGCCGGCCACGGCGATGTGTCCGGGTGGTGGACGAGCATAGCCGGCGGCGCGGCGCGTCCCGACACCCGGGTGCGCTGTCCCACCTGCTGGTTTCCCGTACGGGTGTCCTACGCCCGTGCGCCGGGTCGGCGGCGGTCAGGGCGACCCGCCGTAGCGGGTGGCGATCGCCGCGGCCCGGTCGCGCAGGGAGGCGCGCAACCACCGCGGCGCCAGGACTTCCGCGTGCGTGGCGAGCTGCCACAGCGCCCACTCGGCGTGCCGCGCGTCCTGGAAGGCCACCTCCAGCCGCAGCCGGCCGTCCGGGTCGGCTCCCTCGGCGTGGACGGCCAGCGCGGTGCCCACCAGGTCCTCCCGCCGCGCCGGGTCCACCAGCGCCAGCACGACGACCTGGTCGCCGCCGGCCCGGAAGCGGGCGCCGCGCTCCCGCCAAGCCCGGTCCAGGTCGACCCGGTCCGGTCGCCGCGCGGGTTCGCCCAGCTCCTCGGCGGCGGAGATCCGGGACAGCCGGTAGGTGCGGTCCGCGCCGGACCGCGTGGCCAGCAGGTAGCCCACGTCGCGCACGGTGACCAGGCCGACCGGGTCGACCGTGCGCCACCGCGGCGCGCCACCCGCCGCCGCGTAGCGGATGCGCAGCCGGCGACCGGCGAACACCGCGCGCCGCACCTCGGCCACGACGGCGTCGGGTACCTCCTCGGCCGCCACGCGACGGGAGAGCAGGTCGGTCTCCGGGTCGATCAGCAGGCGCTCGGCCACGCCGGCCGCGGCGCCCCGGTGGCTCTCGGGCAGCGCGTCGACCACCTTGAGCATGGCGGAGGCGAGCGCCGAGCCGAGGCCGAACGCCTGCGCGCCGCGCCGCGACCCGGCGACCAGCAGGGCGAGGGCCTCGTCGTGGCTCAGCCCGGTCAGCTCGGTCCGGAAACCGGGCAGCAGCGCGAAGCCGCCGTGCCGGCCGCGTTCGGCGTGGACCGGGACGCCGGCCGCGGACAGCGCCTCGATGTCGCGCAGCACGGTCCGGGTGGACACCTCCAGCTCGCGGGCCAGCGTGGTCGCGGACAGCCGGCCCCGCTGGCGCAGCAGCAGCACCAGGGAGACCAGCCGGTCGGCGCGCACGCGGAGAAGTTATCGGAATACCCGACAGGGGGTGTCGTGATTCGTTGGGAGGCTTCCCTTCCGGCACGACGCCGACGATGAGCGGCTGCCGAGCCGACGGGCGTCGTGCTGTCGAGGGACGGATGGAGCTGCGTGGCTGTGGAACGAACGGCGGTCAACCCGTGGTCGTGGTCGGTGGAGCTGGGGTACAACCAGGGCGAGGTCGTGTCCGGGCACACCCGGACCCTGTACTGCTCGGGGCAGACCGCGATGAGCGGCGACGGCGAGCCCCTGCACGCCGGTGACCTGGCGGCGCAGCTGGCGCTGAGCCTGGACAACCTGGAGGCGGTGCTCGGCGAGGCGGACATGTCGCTGGCGAACCTCATCCGGCTCAACGTCTACACCACCGACGTCGACCTGCTCTTCCAGCACTACGGCGTGCTGGGCTCGCGACTGGCCGCCGCCGGGGTCGCGCCGCCCACCACGATGCTCGGGGTGACCCGGCTGGCGATACCTGCCCTGATGGTGGAACTGGAGGGCACCGCCGTCGCGTGACGTGCCTCCGCCGCTCGTGCCGGCCGGAACCGGCGCGAGCGGCGCGGGTCCCGCCGACGACTGACGCCCGGCGCCGATCGGGGTCCGGCCGCGCACCCCGGAACCACCGGCCCGACATGGGACCAGGTGGCGACCCCTGTGGTGCGGAGGAGGTAGGAGGACTGCCGCACGGGCGTGTTCACGTGCGAGGCGGACGGGAATGGGTTCGCGGCCGTCGTCGGGTAGCGGGTCGGCGTGGGGTAGCGGGCCGTCGTCGGGTAGCGGGTTGGTGTCGGGTAGCGGGTCGGCGTGGGGTTGCGGTCGGCGTGGGGTTGCGGACGTCCTCGCGTCGCGGTCGGCGTCGGTCCGGCCGACGGGCTCCCGCGGGTCGGCTCACCAGGGCTCGTCGAACTCCCCGTCCTTGACGCCCAGGATGAACGCCTCCCACTCGGCGGGCGTGAACACCAGCACCGGCCCCTCGGGGTGGGCGGAGTTGCGCATCGCCGTGTAGGTCACGCCGTCGGTGTGCTCGACGAACGCGATCTCGACGTGCTCCTCCTCGTCCTCCGCGCCCTCGTCGCTGCGAATCCACTCCGCCCCGGTGAGGTCGAGGTTGCCCCGCACGTGGGCCTTGTCGTCGTAGATCGGCGCGCTGTCGCTCATGGCCTAGATATACCGG
Coding sequences:
- a CDS encoding DUF397 domain-containing protein yields the protein MSDSAPIYDDKAHVRGNLDLTGAEWIRSDEGAEDEEEHVEIAFVEHTDGVTYTAMRNSAHPEGPVLVFTPAEWEAFILGVKDGEFDEPW
- a CDS encoding helix-turn-helix transcriptional regulator, translated to MRADRLVSLVLLLRQRGRLSATTLARELEVSTRTVLRDIEALSAAGVPVHAERGRHGGFALLPGFRTELTGLSHDEALALLVAGSRRGAQAFGLGSALASAMLKVVDALPESHRGAAAGVAERLLIDPETDLLSRRVAAEEVPDAVVAEVRRAVFAGRRLRIRYAAAGGAPRWRTVDPVGLVTVRDVGYLLATRSGADRTYRLSRISAAEELGEPARRPDRVDLDRAWRERGARFRAGGDQVVVLALVDPARREDLVGTALAVHAEGADPDGRLRLEVAFQDARHAEWALWQLATHAEVLAPRWLRASLRDRAAAIATRYGGSP
- the serA gene encoding phosphoglycerate dehydrogenase, translated to MTKPVVLIAEKLAPSVLDVFGEGIEVRHVDGTDRPALLAAVADADALLVRSATKVDREVFAATTRLKVVARAGVGLDNVEVPAATERGVMVVNAPTSNIVSAAEHAVALLLAAARRIPAAHATLQNHEWKRGKFNGVEINGKTIGVVGLGKIGQLFAARLAAFGTTLIAYDPYVSKQRAAQLGIELVTLDELLERADAISIHLPKTPETKGLIGAEQLAKVKPGVIIVNAARGGLVDEEALAEAVKEGRVGGAGIDVFSTEPTTESPLFGLPNVVVTPHLGASTAEAQDRAGTDVARSVLLALRGDFVPDAVNVQGGGVVGEEVRPYLPLVQKLGAVVAALSAKAPTSVTVEVRGELSNEDVAVLPLAALRGVFSSVVEEQVTFVNAPNLAANLGVSVDLVKEPESANHRSLVTVRAVQADGAVITVSGTLTGLDQVEKLVGVNGRGFDLRAEGNVLLLEYPDRPGVMGTVGTLLGEAGVNVEAAQISQTKDGADAFMLLRVDRPVDTAVLNPIGAAVGARTARSVTFD
- a CDS encoding RidA family protein; the protein is MERTAVNPWSWSVELGYNQGEVVSGHTRTLYCSGQTAMSGDGEPLHAGDLAAQLALSLDNLEAVLGEADMSLANLIRLNVYTTDVDLLFQHYGVLGSRLAAAGVAPPTTMLGVTRLAIPALMVELEGTAVA
- a CDS encoding S8 family peptidase is translated as MLVAGATAGTALGAEDRLAPSVAAARGLDAGALQPKVGKRLSAAQGKVTAFVELEAKPAVDAYAEQTGRGATKQQAKAAAKATRDETAKVVDAVVGDLKGKDSATAEVYRTANGVPGVVVTADAAKVRELAGRGDVKSVRTVVPKSRQNSSAVQLTNTLKAWQQYGRLGEDTRVGIIDTGIDYTHADFGGPGTVEAFRAIDETKVDPSYFPTAKVVGGYDFVGNAYDGASADPAVNTPKPDPNPIDCNGHGSHVAGTSAGFGVNADGSTFKGDYTKLTPDALDAMRIGPGTAPKALLYALKVFGCDGSTNVTAQALDWSLDPDGDGDFSDHLDVVNLSLGSDYGAPDDPDSLFVRKLNASGVVTVFSAGNGGDLYDIGGSPGSTPEALTVASTRDAYVLRDAAEVTAPADAAGRKPGQYSQSYDYEGKSVTGRVVPLGDPANKDGCLPLSAADQAAVRGNIAWLEWDDNDASRRCGSVARANNVTAAGAAGAVFSSTLEHFGAGISGNAAIPVIQLTGGATAALRPALAAGTLAVRLAGDLRTVFPTRDQSIADTPSTFTSRGVRGPVVKPDVAAPGDTIASASVGSGNKTSVLSGTSMAAPHTTGIAALVRQAHPDWTPEEVKAAIMNSASADVKAGGKTYAPNRVGSGRIDGKAALDNQVLAYVQDDPGAVSASFGVVEVARPVAVAKTIKVVNKSTKWVDYAVDYQALTEIPGVRYELSQSTVRLSPRGVAKVKVTLRIDNPAALRKTVDPTVEPLHLGTPRQFLADASGRVVLTPRNGSTVALRVPVYSAPKPVADITTPDRVTFRGDAAQSVLNLTGRGVNQGAYRSLVSVLELQKSSPKLRECRRNVTTDCTLNDTAKGGDLRYVGVTSTAPLAKAQGEPQSALLAFGIATWGNWYSLGKNTIPFVDIDTTGDGKPDFEVYANKLTDTDLLVATTVNLATGATVDVQAVNGQFGDVDTNVSDTNVVVLPVLLTALGIDPAGDTARISYTTGVSGFYVAPGATNGLIDAIDAPSSFDPLKPGLWVQGGGDAALSYVARPGTALVVNRDAAAQAADGADSLLVLHHHNATGDRADVVKVKANRGGRSGD